The following proteins are encoded in a genomic region of Cherax quadricarinatus isolate ZL_2023a chromosome 5, ASM3850222v1, whole genome shotgun sequence:
- the LOC128684884 gene encoding protein ABHD1, which produces MDWYSLYSECPRMVFGLTVGVGFLLYYYIEAVKRPLLACRRGAWRVFLETQVTTLRERYWPTPWCYESRCQTILASVLRSRLPDITYTRELLEMKDGGQICLDWLDVTVVDDQPIVIILPGLTGSSQSEYVKSFVLAVQETGARCAVFNNRGLGGVQLKTARTYCAANSDDLEEAIEHIRTKYPKAPLMATGISLGGMILGNYLATRGETAAQHLVAAMVLSIPWNVFIGTESLEKPLWNLLLNRHLAHCLCESVRSMRKQLEGHYKWDLDHVMQSKTIREFDSRFTAVQFGFRDVEEYYRTACLHDKLDNIKVPLLCLTAADDPFQPMEGIPIEAASRSSHVAIVVTARGGHIGFMEGIFPTNTYYSDRIYKQLVKGIFSNLSDMKRIREEADEHARLMACSAKETVS; this is translated from the exons CGGCCGCTACTAGCATGCAGACGAGGTGCTTGGAGAGTCTTCTTGGAGACCCAGGTGACTACCCTGAGGGAAAGGTACTGGCCCACTCCCTGGTGCTACGAGTCACGCTGCCAGACCATCCTAGCATCTGTCCTACGCTCCAGACTCCCCGATATAACTTACACACG GGAGTTACTAGAGATGAAGGATGGAGGACAGATATGTTTGGACTGGCTTGATGTGACAGTAGTGGATGACCAGCCCATCGTCATCATTTTGCCGGGTCTGACCGGGTCCTCCCAGAGCGAGTATGTCAAGAGCTTTGTCCTCGCTGTGCAGGAGACGGGAGCTCGCTGTGCTGTCTTCAACAACCGTGGCCTAGGGGGTGTCCAGCTGAAG ACAGCCAGGACGTATTGTGCAGCCAACAGTGATGACCTGGAAGAAGCCATTGAACACATACGCACGAAGTACCCTAAGGCTCCACTCATGGCTACTGGCATCTCTCTCGGAGG CATGATCCTGGGTAATTACCTGGCAACACGAGGGGAGACAGCTGCTCAACATCTGGTAGCAGCCATGGTGCTCTCCATCCCCTGGAATGTTTTCATTGGAACAGAGAGCCTGGAGAAGCCACTCTGGAATCTGTTGCTCAACCGCCACTTGGCTCACTGCCTCTGTGAGTCAGTCAGGAGTATGAGGAAGCAACTGGAGGGACATTACAAGTGGGATCTTGACCATGTTATGCAG AGCAAAACTATTCGAGAATTCGATTCAAGATTCACAGCCGTGCAGTTTGGGTTTAGAGATGTAGAAGAGTATTACCGGACTGCTTGCTTGCATGATAAACTTGACAACATAAAAGTCCCTCTTTTGTGTCTCACCGCTGCCGATGATCCTTTCCAGCCAATGGAAG GGATCCCAATTGAGGCTGCAAGCAGATCTAGCCATGTAGCCATTGTTGTGACTGCTCGTGGTGGCCACATCGGCTTCATGGAAGGAATCTTCCCCACAAATACCTATTACAGTGACCGTATTTATAAACAACTAGTCAAAGGAATTTTCTCCAACCTAAGTGATATGAAGAGAATCAGAGAAGAGGCTGACGAACATGCAAGACTCATGGCTTGCAGTGCCAAGGAAACAGTATCATAG